In Colletotrichum destructivum chromosome 1, complete sequence, the sequence GTTCGGTCTTCTCACAATCGCCGGAAGGCCCGTTGTGTGAgcatgccgacggcgccggaaCAATCCGAGCCCCCCCAAGCCCAGCGCCATcgccagcaccagcacccAGCGACTGCTGCACCTGAGCGCGGGAGTTTGGCAAAAGAaagagcagcagccaccGCTGCGGCGGCCTTTCGGTCCATTTCGTCATACCCTTACCTGACAGGCCTCCCTCCAAAGCAATTCCATCCGCACACATGCGGCAGCATCTCAACGTCTTCAGGGACCGAGTCGACCAAACCGACACGACGGGACAATTTCCAAAGCAGAAGACTCGAAACTCCGAGAAACACCCGGGGAGACAACcttccaagaagaagacaaaagaAATCCTCACGGCCGATAGGTCGGTAGTATGACGCGCTCCGCCGTAGACAATCGAGACCATCCAAGCGAAGCGAGCGGATCAGCTGCTCTTGTGGTTGCGGCCCGCTCCGGCACTGACTCCGGCTCAGGTTctgccctccttctccctcgaTTCGTCCATCCGCACGCCTATTCCGATAACTGTTGGCGAGCGGCGCTGATCACGCCGTCCCGGCTACTACACGCCTGCGACTCCTATCACCAGTCAGTCCTTGGCGATCCCGGTCGCCCGCCAGGCCTGCCCGTGTTCTCCCTGCGCTCAAGGTCACGATGAAACCTCAGCGACAGATTCTACCCGCAGGCCCGTCAGCAGCCAGCGGCGCCTCACCAGAACAGGGGTCGACCCCGCAATCCGCTACCGGAATCTCCTCAAGTGCTCCTAGACGCCGTCTCCATACAAAGATTGCTTGCACCTCATGTCGTCGGAGGAAATTAAAGTGCGATGGCCAGCGTCCCGTGTGCTCCCTATGTGCCAGCATGGGCCGTACAAGGTGTGAGTACGATGCCGGCCCAAGCGTTACTCGCTTTGCAGCTCTCAAAACCAAGTACGAGGAACTGCAGCGCCGCGTCACCCTCTTCGAAGAACTCTTCCGCCTGCTATCGATGCGCTCAGCGGCCGAGTCCGTCGAACTCATCAGCCGCATGCGCACCGCCAACATCGAAACGGACCTCGAAGACCTCGTCAAGTTCATCAAGAACGCCGACTTGTTGATGCAACTGGCCTCCGACCAGCCGGACCAGACCGCCTCGGGAGAGTCAGATGTCGACATGCACCTCCCAATCATGTCCCTGGACGACATATCCTCTCTTCTCGAGCTTTTGTAATATGATCAAGTCCTCAACTCCCTCTGAGCTTCTAAGACTGATAGCAAGACACCAGAAAACCGGCCGTTTCTAAACTCGACGCCTCAGCCCGGACTGTTTTAATGGACACGATTAGACATGACATAGATGTTTTCACCTCACACGAAGGCTGTCGATCAGGCTCCGCGGAAACAGTGAAGCCGGAAGGAATGCCGGACGGAGAGGCACACGCAGAGATGGACAGCGGACGATCCCAGATACAAAGGGGTCTTTTTTAAGCGCCAACTTAATGATGACTTGACGAGACCGAACTGGGGCGCGCGTACTAATTGCCTTGAGAGATTGGCGCATTCCTGTATGACGGCCGCGAGATAATGGTTTCATGAAAAAGCGGCGGTGGGTCAGCCTCAGATGGCACGAGAGCTTGATCGGTGAACTCCGCGCATACAGACCACGAAGGCGAAGCAGGCTGCGGGCTTGGGAAACTACAGGGTTGTGTGATAGGGCATGATGATTCCTTCTGCAATCGGTTCCGGCTTCCCAAGAGCCAGTATTTGTTTTTCACTCTCCCAACGAGCAACATCTGAATACGTCAATTGGATAGGTGTCTTGATCTAGGATGTCCGACAAGCACGTCCACTCGCTGATTGTTGACGTCATAAACCTGCCTGGAAGAAAAACGCGGTTGAAGCACAATAGTTAAATAATGCTCGCCCCCCGAAAAAAGCACTTCAAATTGGTGAAACGATACCCAGCACCTACCCCTCAATACCCGCCTGTTCCCAGGGCTGAACATCTATTCATTCCTTGCCTACCAATTTGTGTCTTGTGCACCAAACACTTTGAAAGCATCTGTCTACATGGCTGCATCCGAATACAAGAAGTCTATTGCCCCAAGTGGACTTCTTACATCTTTATCTGCGAAGTTTGCCCCTGATAAACCTGCTCCCCGCCGATCTATTGGTCAATTGGACACCAAAGAGCCCATTAATCAAACTTGGCCCGGTATGCGCCTCGCAGATGCTGGTCTGGTAGAGGTATCCTCGTCGGCAAAGCGCCGTCGGATTGATCTTGGGACGGTTGAGAACCAAGACTTCGACAGTCATGTCATGGAGGGACTCAGTGAGTTAGAGGATCGCTTGCGAAGTGTCACCAGATGTCAGCTTTCACTCCTTCAAACGAGCGCCATATTTCAAAACAAAAGTGGAAGTCATCCTGAGGATCATGTTCTCAGATCACGTTCTCAGACTCCACCAACACCATTGTCAAGCGTTAGCTAGAGGATGGTGATGCCGGTATGCCCCCTCGCCACTGTATTTCGACCTAAGGATCGGTTGGTACTGATGTAGCCTGaaggaaccccccccccccgggttTAAGGAACTGGGCGGGCAGAGAATTAAGCATGCAGGAAAACGGCATAAAGATTTTGGCTTTTGGAACGGGAGAACTATGGGCAAGTCACGTAATTAGTGGCCAATGTCCGGAGGAGCGATGTGAACGTGGCGAAGTCGAAGCCCCCAGTTCAGAAAACCCCGTCAAATAATCCTGCAATGGGCGTTCTTGTGTTTGCGGAGGTGGGGCGGGATTGAAGACTGGGACAGGTAGACTGAACTCCACTCTTTGCAGATTAAGTTGTCGTTTTAATTGATGATTGGTCCAAAAACACCATCTGGAGCACGGAACAACTTCCGAAGGGCCAGTAAGTGTTCAGGCTGACCAATTAACAATGACGGTCTCCGTGTTGCATGCGAAGCTGATGATCCACTATTAGTGGACCACCGACATGGAGGGGTTCAACTCATTGAAAGGGCCGTGACCCTGTCTACTCCGAAAAGGGGTTCTTCGGACTGGCAGTCCAGGTCAGTCAGGCAGACAGAGGAGGCACTGCAGATCTCCTGGCTTCCATCAGCGTTCGCACACTGCAAGCCGTGTTCTCCCTTTGTAACATCGAGCGGCCAATTCGCCACCGTGTCGCAATTATAGGCATTGTCCTGCCAGTGAAAGGACCCTATCTGGTTTGTCTTGGGCTTGCTTGTGCATGCTAGCTTTCCTGCCGTCACCCCGTTTCCCCGATTTGCCCATTGAATTTCAATCATTTTCTCGACTCCACTGCCTTTGACCACCTCGTCCCGAATTTGTTCAAGAAGAACATGGTTTCCCACGTGTCGAATCCATGTTCGAGGAAGATACCAACATACTGTATGATACCCAACTCTGCGAATATACTTTCAAGTTGCGCCATGATCAGGGTTTAAAGCTGTGCCCCGAGATGATATGTTCGGTTTTCTGGCGTCGCGGTAGCGAATCGAGTGAAAGTGACCCGAGCTCTGAGGTATGAGGCACCGATGCGGACTAGGCAGAGAGAGTCAGCTCGGCTTTTTGCAGGCGCAATAACGATagggagaagcagaagagtTGGCGGGAGAAAGCAGGGCGTGTGAAGATGGGAGTGCAGAAGACTCGAAGTATTGTTTGTTCAGGCGAGAAAGGTCTAGGGGTTGGAACAGAGCGAATTCCAGTCTGCTTTGCATGGATTGGACCCGAATCTCGATGTCGAATCCAGCTGCAGTCTAGTGTGCTTCCTAGACAGTCCAGACTCGCACTTCCAAACGTACCATCAGGGCTAGGGCCACGTGCCACGCCTCCATGCCCATGCGGGGAGACGGAGCGGTGGCTCCAAAGGGGATGGATTCCAAGACACCTGAAATCGGTAAATTGTGTCGCGATCGAGAGGTATCGCCTACTAGCTTTACCGCCGCATGCTCACGCGGATGCGTCTAGTGGCCACCGAATGCGGCGTAAGACCACCGAACGGGGATGTTTATTTCGGAGGGAATTCGTATATCGAGCAACAAAATTACATGTGGGCCTACGAAGAGACTGTGTGCAGCTAGATGCGACAATCTACTCGAATGAAAGGTCTTGCCCTTCAGTGCAACATGCCACGCGACTCTGCGCCAAACAAGCAGCGATTCGCTATCTTTCGTTGAAATATTAGGTTCACGGATACCCGTGAACCTCTTTGGGCCCAACGCGGGAAGAGTGCTCAGGGAAGGGCTGACCAAGAGACGGAATAAAACGGAGCCGAAGAACCTATGTACACAAGCGTCCCACACGGACGTAATTCAACCAACCTTAACTTGGCAGCCAGCAATATTGGGCATATTGGTCTATTGCCTGCTAAGCAAGTGATGTGTTGTTGACACTTGTCTGATCTAAAACAAGAAACAGAACAAGGTCCCATAGCCATAATGCCTGTATCCCTCATTGCAATTGGAATCGAGCATGGGTTGAATGAATGCATGACTCGGATATGCGATGTCCAGGTCTGACACACCCCTCAGTAGGAACGGCAGATGTGGCGCGGTGCGTCGCGCAGTCGAGACCCGCgattggatggatggtgcCGTCAAAACTTTTTCGCGGGCACCCCCAGATCTACAAACGCACCAAGCCAGTAACGACCACCGCACCACCCACTACCGTTTTCGAAGCTAACAAGCTACGCGATGGGTACTGGCGTAAGAAAACTATCCGACTTGACATTGGCTGACGTCGATGAAGAGACAGGACACCGTCCGGCCCATCCGGCCAGCGCTGCCGTCAAAGCAAAC encodes:
- a CDS encoding Putative zn(2)Cys(6) fungal-type DNA-binding domain-containing protein, with translation MKPQRQILPAGPSAASGASPEQGSTPQSATGISSSAPRRRLHTKIACTSCRRRKLKCDGQRPVCSLCASMGRTRCEYDAGPSVTRFAALKTKYEELQRRVTLFEELFRLLSMRSAAESVELISRMRTANIETDLEDLVKFIKNADLLMQLASDQPDQTASGESDVDMHLPIMSLDDISSLLELLKPAVSKLDASARTVLMDTIRHDIDVFTSHEGCRSGSAETVKPEGMPDGEAHAEMDSGRSQIQRGLF